The Elaeis guineensis isolate ETL-2024a chromosome 3, EG11, whole genome shotgun sequence region AGTTGCACTTTTTCTTTTACTATTGCACTTGCAATTTTTGCAAATTATAAACACTTCTGTGTATGGACATGTATATATGAAGTCAAATCCTTGAATCCATCTTTTACATTTTGAGGTCTAGAAAATGTGAATCCTTCTAGTTAGAAGTTCTCTATAACTGATAAGAATGGTCATGTAATGGAGTTCTCTATAACTGAAATTAGAAGTTCATAGaccaattaatttaaaatatgagCATTTAATGAGAAACTTGCGTTATAAATCATGGAGGAGCCGTACTATGAAATAGATAACTTCAAACTCATATGGTCTTAGTAGATGCTAGATCAGTGATGCCAAATAAAATTTTATGCTTTGTTGGTTAGAAAAAGTCTTCTTAGTTAACCTGATCAGGACACTTGAGTTGTTTCAATTCCATTGGATGTGGCCATCAAATGAAATGGCAAGCTTTGATGAACAGATTTCCACCATAAAATTTACATCTTCCCTTGATTTAGATTTTTCTGTTAGTCCATGCACATTGAAATCTATTAATTAAACATTAATTTCTTATCATGCATTATGCCTGCTTTTGTTTGAGGGTCTAAATGTTCATCCAATATCATGTTTTACTGTGCTGAAAActtggagaaaaatgatatgcaaATCTATGAAGAAGAACAAATGATACAagtgaaaaaaaatgatgaaattctGATATAGATTTCGTAACTAAAAGCTGGCAGGTTTTGAACATCAAAATACATCGTTTATTCATCTAAAGTCTATGTACTAATAGATCTTAGTTATGCCTTCTCGGCTGATAAGAATAATCCAAACATGATTATTATACCATATCAATAACTTTAACATGTAAACTCTCAAGATTTAACCATGCAATTACCATATGCAAAATGAAAATACACTGATTAAAGTATTCAAGTTCATCTGCCTTCTTGACGTGCCTTCCTGAAATGCAAGAATATTGAATATTTTAATGCCTTGTTCACAATGTCGAAGCACTCTTAAAGACTTTCTTTTTTATTGGATCAATAGGTTACAACAAGTCTTTCGATACAAATAGAAATAATATCATATCAGTAGGATTTCAAGTATTTGTTATGTTTAGGTGGATAGAATAATATTTACAAGAACATGTCAtcatattttcttgatcttttaTAATAGGTTGCCAAGACGGTGGATCTTATAAAAGCCAAGGGAGGAAAAGTGACGAGGGAACCTGGCCCATTAAATGGGGGCAAAACTCTGGTTGCCTCTATTGAAGATCCAGATGGTTATAAGTTTGAGCTTTTGGAAAGGGGCCCTACACCAGAGCCCTTTTGTCAAGTAATGCTTCGTGTAGGAGATCTTGATCGTGCTACAAACTTCTATGAGAAGGTGAGTTGGTGAATGAGGAATTCAGTTTATTTTGTATAGACATGTTCGCAATTGTCATCATGTGTTTTTGATCAACTTGTCAAGTTCTAAATCCATGTTACTTCTAAACAGGCATTTGGTATGGAGCTTCTACACAAACAAGACAATCCTGAGTACAAGGTTACTCTCTTTATTCATCacatttcttatcttgtacatcagctatatatgatctagtttgtgtagatcatCTGTATAAAAATCTGTCAGGACTAACAAGTTATTTGTTAGTTATATCAATTATTCATCAGTCTAGTTGCTTATAATGGAAGTTGTGGAATTGCCTTTTCTTTTAAATGTATgcccttttttttccctttttccttcCTCTTTTGTTGGTGCATGGGTGCATGGGTGATTTGGTGTGTGTATATTAGTGGGTGGTTTAGTGTGTATATTCATGCATTCTTTGTCTTCCAATGCCATATTGGGTTATGCATCATGCCAATTTCATTTGTATAGGTTGTTTTATGTCATGTACACACTCTTACTATCTATTTTATATCAgtgttttcctttttattttgtaatcttcaATGCTTCTTTTAGTGCCTTAATCTTCAGCATTCTGTACATTCTTCTCCAAATTGCTTGGAGTCTTGTTCAACCATGTCGATAACATACTTTTCCTTCATAGATCTAACCATCATTGGTTGACACCATATCTACTATTAATCTACATTTTTGAATTTATTGATATCCTGATAACTTCCTTTTGAGCCTAAACCGTTGTGTAGGTTGTTTAATGTGATGCGGATCATGCGGACACTTTTGCTATCTATTTTGTATCAATATCATTCTTTTAATCTTCTCTTTTATGTATattaatttatcttaaaattGTATTTTGTCTCTATGATCCTCAATATATTTGTTTATTAGCATATACTTCTTTTTCTGACCCATAAGTCATGGTTCATGTCAACCTTTGTGATTGATATTTGCTTGTACCTATTTTCAGCATACTATGGCAATGATGGGATATGGTCCTGAAGATAAAAATGCAGTGGTGGGGTTGATGTACAACTACGGGGTTAAAGAATATGACAAAGGAAATGCCTATGCTCAGGTAATGTTTATTTTCCAGTTGTGACATGTATTACCACTGAATCACTGATAGCTCAGTGATGCTGTCTTTATGACTCTGATCACAAATTTTTCTCTGTATGGTCACAGTTGTCTTTGTATATTAATTCATTTTGTGTTTTTGTCTAATTACACTCGATGGAGAATAACTTCTGATATCCTGTCAGATTGCGATAGGCACAGATGATGTTTATAAAACTGCAGAAGCAATAAAACTGTACGGGGGAAAAATTACTCGTGAACCAGGCCCTTTACCTGGCATTAACACAAAGATCACTGCCTGCTTGGATCCTGATGGTTGGAAAACGGTATGTTACCAACTTTATACCTTGTTTTTGATGCATTTGGCTTTAAAAGGATTTTAGTGACTGCAGTTCTCCAGAAAAGTCCTGTTTATGTGGTAAGTTGGTTTTTGCCTACGCTCATGTCTTATACTAcatagttcaaaaaatttttctccatCCCACACCCAGCCTGGATGTTATTGGACAACAAAAGAACATTGGTGACATGAGCATGCACATTACTAATTCCTTGATCCAATGTTCTTAATTATTAGTCATGGTCTCTATGAGGCATCTTGGCTAGATCTCTGCCCTCTTCCCCCTCCTCTAATCATGGAAGTGAATATTGTAGATGACTTGGCTGTTCtgtggtctgatcaaggtgcatCTATAAGTAAGAAAGACCTAGAGTTCCAAGTTTGAaccatattttcttctcttttctgttTGGTATAATGGCCTTATCGTATGCTCCCAGCCCTGTTTTGAACCTACATAATGGATCATAGGGAAACCAAAATGtattaaaaaaactttttttttcccAATTAGGAGAGTGTCCCATCTGGGAAGCCCTACCTGTAGTTTAAGTGCCCCAGGATTTTCACTCGAGGGGGAATCCCACCCATATATGAAAATTACTTGGGCTGGATTCTTTTGAATACGGTACTCAGGATTTGAACCCAGCACCTCCAGCCAGTGAGCAGAGAGGGATGACCACTTAGATAACTTTCAGGGTCTCCCAGTGTAATTACTTCAGTTAGAACAGCAATTCATAGCCATTCTAACTGCATATAACAGCCTATGGCAGTAATGTAACCATGCAACAAGTATtaattgaatatttattttttgttttagaATAATGTTGaactagatttcaaaaatctgtgTCAAAATTTTGAAACAATGACAATGTAAAAACTGTTTACTATGACCATGTTAATTAATGGTTGTCAAACATATGTGATGGCCATTATTTATAAATCTTGTGAATTAGAACCATGCTAATAACTCTTTTAGCAATGATACTGAAACTGTATTTCTGTCTTTGTTTGAAAAACCCAAGATTAAGCATAAATCACACTTAAGTCCAATAGTTCAAAAAACCAATGGCTACCCCCCTGAGGTTTACTTTTATCCAACACCTATAACTCAACAGAACATTTGTCAAACCATAAAACTTAAATGGGACCCACATGCCACATCCAAAATAACCTTAAGCGACGTAACAATCATCCAAAGACATAAGAAAATATGTGTGTCCTCCTCCCCACTTAAACGCAATTTTAACCTTTCATATGAGATAAACGGTTTCATTAATGCTGCTAATTTAACGGGGTATAAGTGTGTAGGTTTTACAAACTATTGGATATAAGTGTAATAAATATAAACCTCAGAAGGGTTTTTATAATATACTCTTAATTTTAACAATGCTGGAGCTCTTATGGTAGCATTTGCCTATAGGTAACCAGCTACCTTCCCTAAGgaaaatccaaaatataattcCAAGGTAAGTACTAGAGCCCAACCAAGCCACGTCGACTTGGCTTTCACATTCAACTTTTCTTTTCTTGGTAGGCTATTGATTGTTTttgctaataatttatttcatgcgCTAGGTCAACTCCTAGAGTATTTTGCATCATGGGGCCAATTATACTATTTTGTGTCAAGTGTATGAGATGTACATAGCATATGATGGGTCACGGGAACCATGAAGTTGCACTAAGCATTTCCATGCGATGATAAGCCACCCGTCTAATAGAAACCAAATCATTTCATttgttgattttttaaaaaattccctAAGTCTTCTGCTTTTTACCAATTTTTCTGTTCCAATTTAACATTTTGGCATCATGTTGTTTATCTGCTGTGAGTGTGTTAGTAGAATCATGCAGTAATCATGACTTGAATAATGTCGATTCCAATTGTTTTTCTTCTGCAGGTCTTTGTTGACAACATAGATTTTGCCAAGGAACTGGAATGAACTGATCATCATGCCTAAGCTTCTAGTGCTGAGTTTGTCAAGGAATATCTGACCTCCTATCACTAAATGCGGCCTTTGCCTGTCAAGTCTTGTAAAAGCACAGACCACCCCACAACACAAGACACCCaccaccccaccccaccccccctCAGTTTGTACATAAGCCATTCAACCTTCCATGTTAGTGATAGCATGTAACACATCTGATCCATATAGCGCGGTGTAGATGTGAGATTCCTTTTGAtgcaattttaatttattcatcatATCAATCTAGTTTGGCTCCAACTCATTCTTATTATATTGGTTCTGCTTATTAAATTGCCACGGTGACATTCATGTTGGCATGACAATTTAACATTTGGCGTATGCCTTCAATCCAGATCTGTTGGTCATGTTTGTTTTTGCATTCAAATTCAATTATCCTTTCGGGTGTTTTGATTCCGAAGTAAGCTCTTTGATGGCTGCTGTCTTCTAATTCTCTGCCGGGCCATGCTGGGATATTGGAGCAGACATCAAGAACGACACCTGAAAGAACAACACCACTTAGTTTCAAGTACTGGACTATCCGAAGCTCTAGGTATAACTATCCTACTAATCttactctttttcttcttcacgaAGGTTCCAGCCATGTGTGTGCTTTTCATCTTAACAATCACCTGTAATTTGTTTAAGAAAGAAATAATATAGATAGATCTGAAGCAATATCAATGATATAATTATCAACCTTTTGGTTTATCCTGTTTTACCTGCCAACTAGAATTTATGTATACTGACACTTGTTTCCAATGAAGAACACCTGCCAAAGAGTCCATTTAGTCTCTGCTACTAAGCCTTGCACTGATTTAGTACGAAATAGTGTTATAGTTTTTGGAGACTCTATGAGTTGTGTATATGTTTAGTTCTTGCAGCTTGCTCCAGTGTCTGGATAGACTACATAGGCACAGTTTCAGGTAAATTTAATCCTTTTGTTGTTTTATGGTGGTTATGTGGCTGTTCAAGGTCCTCCAAAATATAGATGTCCTAATATTTTTAGAATGCACTGGCAAGCTTAGGAAAAGATAAATTGTGGATATGCTTCTCTCTTTGAAAATATGTACCTTTTCTTGTACGTTTAAGAAGATCTCCCCCTCTGGAAATGAAACTCAAAGCTGATGAGCATCCCTCTGTTTCGTTTCTCTCTCCTGCTAATGCTGCACTCTGTATTTCCTTATATAGCCTTGCCCTCAGTGTTGCTGCTCCCCTTAAGGCTGCATTAAAAAAGATTATGCCTGAGAGTTGGAGTTTTTGCATTAACGGCTGCTTGCATGATACTTATTATCACTTACATATGGATTTTCAAACGTTTGTTTGCTGGGTGCGTGCCATACTAGTGCACTATATTGGACTCAACATTATCTGAGAGATTACTAAGTTGTTTGTTGTTATGCAGATCACTAACTTGAAAATTTAAACAGCCTAATTTGTTTTTCATGATGCCAAGATAAAAGCAACCTGAGCTCCGGTCAGGAATCAATTGGGTCTGCATAATTTGTGTTATAGTGTTGAATTAACATATATCATCTTCTTCAAAGGGATTAGATGATATTTCTATAAAAGATTTTAGCTGCAAAATTTGGTAAAGGATAAGGCTATCAGTCCTGGCATTAATTgttatttgaaataacttgatgTGTCAGCTCTTAGATAGCCATCTTTTTTTATGTATTTCAATCCTCTAGAGGATGTTAAGAGTATTCTATTTGGTAGAAATTGAAGTGAAACAGGATACCTTCCTGCAGTGCTTTTATTTGGTAATAACATTGAGAGTTGGTATCATACATGTAGCTTGCTATGATGGACAGCGCGACCCTAGACAAATGTGAATGGTGGAACATGATAAACTTTAGTACTAATGTTTGCAGTTAAACTCTAAAGTTGGAGTTTGGGCAAGGCTTGCTGGTAATATTATGTTTATTTAAATCCTCTTGCATGAAACCCTTGAGTGACTTAATTCAAAGAAAACATACCTGTGGCAGCTCCAGCAGTCAATGCCATGACATCTCCGCTAGTTTGTGCATTGACGGCAGAGTGGATGACGGCTAAGATCTGCTCATGACTGGCCCCAAATGCCTGAGCCATCTCCACGCAGTGTGATGCCACCAGTGCTGCAGCCGAAGCAATGGCTGCAGTAATCTTCGAACCAGAGTTGGTTTTCGACCCATCGGGTGAAAAGACGGTGCTGGCTACAACTGCAGCAACTGCAGCTGCAACCCCTGCCACAGAAGTCGCAGCATACACTTCGGCATTACGGGTTCGAGCTTCCGCCCTTCTCTTCTCCTTATGATCCTTCAGCCAGCTGCCCATCGTTTTCCCTCGTGGCAATCCTCTAAGAAGCTGGATGTCTGAACGAgttaaaaatgaaaagaaaaagatgagtgGTTCAGTTAGAAAGAGCTCGAGAATCTACTGTACCTTAATATCCATATGATCTCTTGGGGAAATGGGAGGACTGATGCCAATGGCTTCATGAGTCGGCACCGCTGGTGGTGTAATTGTTGTTTTTTTCACCGCAGTTTCATCTTCGGTGGCGGCTGTGGTTAGTTGCGCGTTGGGTGTATTTGGAACGTTCTCATTTGAGGGCAAAGCTGGTTTCTCCATGCatgaggagtctggaggatcctccTTACTTTCGAGCATCGCGAGGGCTTTCGAGATCTCTATGGCAGACAGGCTCCATGACCTTGCAAGGAACTCCATGGTCTCTGTAGGAGTCTCAGGGGCCCGCAGCGATGACGAGTGCCAGCATATGGGGCCTTCCTCGTTGATGTTCTCCAGCTGCTGTGATTGGCACTTGAGAAGATGTGGGCGATGATATGGGCTTCGTTCCATGGCCTTAGAACAGCTTAAATGCTCCTATTCGCACCCTTGGATTGAAGCAGTAATGCAAAGTCGAAGATATATATCAGCATATATCTTTTAGTCGAATGATAGGAAACAAAACATATGATGAAAACAAATATATAGACCTACCCGTCGGAGATTTATGAGCCAAATCCTTTAGTGATATCGTCGAACAAATAGATATGAGAATGCGTATCGTTGGCATGAAACCATGCATACTCTACATGGGGTAATCTTTAGCAGGAAGAAGGCGTTAGAATGAGGAGAGTATCAAGTAGAAGACAAGCATGCGGGTGTGGGAAGGGAAAATTTGGTTTTTAAGAGTGGAGACTGATAAAAGGCACAGAGGAGTGAGGATTATTGTATGTTGGCTCGTGCGGTAAGTGGGTGCTAAAGTCTTGTCTGCCGGTCCCTCTCTTTATCTACTCTTTAAAAAGCTCGCTCCAGTTTCCTGAGCGGCGTGCGCCATCATTTGTTGGGTTGGTGGACCTCCACATCCAAATTTAATGGTCTTGCACACGAATGCTCTATTTCAATATTTGACTTACATGAACTACGGAGTAGGGAACATGGGAGTCGTTCTAATATTTGGAGCACAAGAGCAGTGCTGCCAGCCTCCTTGGGTCTGCTCTGATGCTTCAATTTGAATTTTAATGATGGCACGTCAGAGCATCCAATCCACAAGTTGGTGGTGGCCTGCAGCTGTATTTGCCCATGGATTTCAGAGCTACATACTTTTATGGGCATATTTGATTAGGGGGAGTTAGGCTTTGGAATAGGAACAGAAATGAGTGACTTCTATTTCAGCTATTTGATTGGACCCATTTTGTGGGCTTATTTGGTTAGGAAGGATTGGACTTTGGAATGAAACTAGAGATGAGTGACTTTCATTTCAGCCATTGATCGGATCCATTCCAATTTTAAAGGGGAATAAAAATGCCTCGATCCCTAAAACCTAACATATCGGGGGGATATGGCTATTCTCATTCCTATTCTAATTCATTTTGATTGTGATTTTGATCACGAATCAAATGTATCTATATTATATAAAGTTGACATCAAGGTATAATACTCACTCTAGATCATTgacatagaattgaaaatatcaaGAACTCATGGTGAACTACATTAAGAACTATTATTGCTGGCGCCAAAGGCCAAAAATTGAATTCCTTATGTTGTGGTGGTGCTGAATCCAAAGGTCAGTCAAGCTTCAGCCCCTTGTTGCTGCAGAAAAGCCT contains the following coding sequences:
- the LOC105040863 gene encoding probable lactoylglutathione lyase, chloroplastic, which translates into the protein MVRILPMAVSYSFQLAALRPPSAAVRLASNARLGLHSVPFRRLVLSHLGSAMHHQQLFGIRPCKLIRKARGVEASAAGNMTTQASTTVSQEEALEWVKKDKRRLLHVVYRVGDLDKTIKFYTECLGMKLLRKRDIPEERYTNAFLGYGPEDSHFVVELTYNYGVDKYDIGDGFGHFGIAVEDVAKTVDLIKAKGGKVTREPGPLNGGKTLVASIEDPDGYKFELLERGPTPEPFCQVMLRVGDLDRATNFYEKAFGMELLHKQDNPEYKHTMAMMGYGPEDKNAVVGLMYNYGVKEYDKGNAYAQIAIGTDDVYKTAEAIKLYGGKITREPGPLPGINTKITACLDPDGWKTVFVDNIDFAKELE
- the LOC105040864 gene encoding VAN3-binding protein; translation: MERSPYHRPHLLKCQSQQLENINEEGPICWHSSSLRAPETPTETMEFLARSWSLSAIEISKALAMLESKEDPPDSSCMEKPALPSNENVPNTPNAQLTTAATEDETAVKKTTITPPAVPTHEAIGISPPISPRDHMDIKLLRGLPRGKTMGSWLKDHKEKRRAEARTRNAEVYAATSVAGVAAAVAAVVASTVFSPDGSKTNSGSKITAAIASAAALVASHCVEMAQAFGASHEQILAVIHSAVNAQTSGDVMALTAGAATALRGAATLRARLYKEIQSAALAGERNETEGCSSALSFISRGGDLLKRTRKGVLHWKQVSVYINSSWQVIVKMKSTHMAGTFVKKKKSVVLDVCSNIPAWPGRELEDSSHQRAYFGIKTPERIIEFECKNKHDQQIWIEGIRQMLNCHANMNVTVAI